The Halosimplex litoreum genome has a window encoding:
- a CDS encoding MFS transporter, which yields MSDGSGGSLRLFGNAEFVALAGTAFARSQAYSTIAIALALYADEFATSGTVEGLFGTAFALIQLIIVLPLGRKIDTGNAKRYLLVGLALNVAVFVGFAMVETVSHVVIMRVFQGLGASLLWITGSTVVGEISPDAERGQWLGTYNQVGAFSSLAGDLVGGILLATSGFALTYSVLSGVTLLAFVGVYVFLRDDPGGQADPEEATGVETLRMLLGRAAIRALVVFRLGLSFGKMAVILFLPIYARTRFGMSPVLVGGILAGGKLTKSLTQGVVGSYTDELGHKHVFVFVGAVLYALGAAIIPFAEYAVDYFAPYTVAVAGLSTTLPPAFFPLFGAFAVCGVADSLRLPASMALFVEEGEHFDAVAGSMSLRSIAWKVGQVVGPVSVGALWDATSVFAAFFTASAFIVVAAVAFFGLYTVEPAPEGVPAAGD from the coding sequence GTGAGCGACGGCTCGGGCGGATCGCTTCGGCTGTTCGGCAACGCCGAGTTCGTGGCCCTGGCGGGCACGGCCTTCGCGCGGTCGCAGGCGTACTCGACGATCGCGATCGCGCTGGCGCTGTACGCCGACGAGTTCGCCACCTCCGGGACCGTCGAAGGGCTGTTCGGCACCGCCTTCGCGCTGATCCAGCTGATCATCGTCCTGCCGCTCGGGCGGAAGATCGACACCGGCAACGCCAAGCGCTATCTGCTGGTCGGGCTCGCACTGAACGTCGCCGTGTTCGTCGGCTTCGCGATGGTCGAGACGGTGAGCCACGTCGTGATAATGCGGGTGTTCCAGGGACTGGGCGCGAGCCTGCTGTGGATAACCGGATCGACCGTCGTCGGCGAGATCAGCCCGGACGCCGAGCGCGGGCAGTGGCTCGGCACCTACAACCAGGTCGGCGCGTTCTCCAGCCTCGCCGGCGACCTCGTTGGCGGGATCCTGCTCGCGACCAGCGGGTTCGCCCTCACCTACAGCGTGCTCAGCGGCGTGACGCTGCTGGCGTTCGTCGGCGTCTACGTCTTCCTCCGGGACGACCCCGGCGGCCAGGCAGACCCGGAGGAGGCGACCGGCGTCGAGACCCTGCGAATGTTGCTCGGCCGCGCGGCCATCCGCGCGCTTGTCGTCTTCCGGCTCGGCCTGAGTTTCGGCAAGATGGCGGTCATCCTCTTTCTGCCCATATACGCGCGGACACGTTTCGGGATGAGTCCAGTTCTGGTCGGCGGGATCCTCGCCGGCGGGAAGCTCACGAAGTCGCTGACCCAGGGGGTCGTGGGCTCGTACACCGACGAGCTGGGCCACAAACACGTGTTCGTCTTCGTCGGGGCGGTGCTGTACGCCCTCGGTGCGGCGATAATCCCCTTCGCGGAGTACGCCGTCGACTACTTCGCGCCGTACACGGTCGCCGTCGCGGGCCTGTCGACGACGCTTCCGCCCGCCTTCTTCCCGCTGTTCGGTGCCTTCGCCGTCTGTGGGGTCGCCGACAGCCTCCGCCTCCCGGCGAGCATGGCGCTGTTCGTCGAGGAGGGCGAGCACTTCGACGCGGTCGCGGGGAGCATGTCCCTGCGGTCGATCGCCTGGAAGGTCGGCCAGGTCGTCGGCCCGGTCTCGGTCGGCGCGCTGTGGGACGCCACCTCCGTGTTCGCCGCCTTCTTCACCGCCAGCGCGTTCATCGTCGTCGCGGCGGTCGCCTTCTTCGGGCTCTACACCGTCGAACC
- a CDS encoding redoxin domain-containing protein: protein MVDEGDAAPDFTAPLANGDVTQFTLSDRLDEAPLVLAFFPGAFTGTCTHEMETFEDRLGEFDDLGATVYGVSVDTPFALDAFREDSDLTFGMISDTNRRIVDAYDLGMDFASIGVDDVAKRAVLVIDGDGVVRYEWVAGDPSLEPDYDDVRDAVAALN from the coding sequence ATGGTCGACGAGGGAGACGCCGCACCCGATTTCACCGCACCGCTGGCCAACGGCGACGTGACGCAGTTCACGCTGTCCGACCGGCTCGACGAGGCGCCGCTCGTGCTCGCATTCTTCCCCGGCGCGTTCACCGGGACCTGCACCCACGAGATGGAGACTTTCGAGGACCGCCTCGGCGAGTTCGACGACCTCGGCGCGACGGTGTACGGCGTCAGCGTCGACACGCCGTTCGCCCTCGACGCCTTCCGCGAGGACAGCGATCTCACGTTCGGGATGATCAGCGACACGAACAGACGGATCGTCGACGCATACGACCTCGGTATGGACTTCGCGTCGATCGGCGTCGACGACGTGGCCAAGCGTGCAGTGCTCGTGATCGACGGCGACGGCGTCGTCCGCTACGAGTGGGTCGCCGGCGACCCGAGCCTCGAACCCGACTACGACGACGTACGCGACGCCGTCGCCGCGCTGAACTGA
- a CDS encoding alpha/beta hydrolase: MRADVTFESDGAAISGWFYSPDTPPLWPLIVMAHGFSATKQMVADRYAEAFTERGLAVLLYDHPGFGESGGEPRQQIDPWVQSRGYRDAIAFGTTLENVDPDRIAVWGDSYSGGVALVVAAVDDRVTALVVQVPALGGEDPPDDPDGSRRESMKETVRAGSVEPTEDEVRGPMPVVWDDQQRRPSALKPETAFRWFNGYGTRPGTNWENEVSIVRPETPQWHPGLCATDVSCPALFVVSPEDEMPRSVPAVARDAYERLSGAKDWVEIPGGHFGLLYYPSEAFDRSSSAQARFLAERLVSTDT, from the coding sequence ATGAGGGCCGACGTGACGTTCGAATCGGACGGTGCAGCGATCAGCGGCTGGTTCTACTCGCCCGATACGCCACCACTGTGGCCACTGATCGTGATGGCTCACGGGTTCTCGGCGACCAAACAGATGGTCGCCGACAGATACGCGGAGGCCTTCACCGAGCGGGGACTGGCCGTATTGTTGTACGACCACCCCGGGTTCGGTGAGAGCGGTGGCGAGCCTCGACAGCAGATCGATCCCTGGGTGCAGTCACGGGGGTACCGTGACGCGATCGCCTTCGGGACCACGCTCGAGAACGTCGACCCCGATCGTATCGCCGTGTGGGGCGACAGTTACAGCGGTGGCGTTGCGTTGGTCGTCGCGGCTGTCGACGACCGGGTCACGGCCCTGGTCGTTCAGGTGCCGGCGCTCGGCGGTGAAGACCCTCCAGACGACCCGGATGGCTCCCGTCGTGAATCGATGAAAGAGACGGTTCGCGCCGGCTCTGTCGAACCGACCGAGGACGAAGTTCGCGGGCCGATGCCCGTCGTCTGGGACGACCAACAGCGGCGCCCGTCAGCGCTGAAACCGGAGACGGCGTTTCGGTGGTTCAACGGATACGGGACCCGTCCGGGTACCAACTGGGAAAACGAGGTCAGTATCGTCCGTCCGGAAACCCCACAGTGGCACCCTGGGCTCTGTGCTACGGACGTTTCGTGTCCGGCCTTGTTCGTGGTCTCTCCCGAGGACGAGATGCCTCGGTCCGTTCCCGCCGTAGCACGCGACGCCTACGAGAGGCTATCAGGCGCGAAAGACTGGGTGGAGATTCCCGGCGGTCACTTCGGGCTGCTGTACTACCCGAGCGAGGCGTTCGACCGGTCGTCGTCCGCCCAAGCGCGGTTCCTCGCGGAACGTCTCGTATCGACGGACACGTGA
- a CDS encoding HD domain-containing protein — protein sequence MSDDRDAVDGQSYDPEAEHAFPDERLEEVLAFVDDDEEIQTYLDAQNVNPVARMRYNDHGAKHVSIVRDRALALYDLCYEGGVEFNGAADQGLDTADEPVIVALAATLHDIGHVVHRDEHPYYSIPLAADLLDRILEEWYDTADAVRMKGEVLHAILCHHTAETPLTTEAGIVRLADGLDMEHGRSRYPYERGGRGINTVSSQAIESVTLKPGDGAAVLVEIEMHNAAGVYQVDELLKAKLRGSGLEEQVRIVAVNTSERGENIVERIEL from the coding sequence ATGAGTGACGACCGAGACGCCGTCGACGGGCAGTCGTACGACCCCGAGGCCGAGCACGCCTTCCCCGACGAGCGACTCGAGGAGGTCCTCGCGTTCGTCGACGACGACGAGGAGATACAGACGTATCTCGACGCCCAGAACGTCAACCCGGTGGCGCGGATGCGCTACAACGACCACGGTGCCAAACACGTCAGCATCGTCCGTGACCGGGCGCTAGCGCTGTACGACCTCTGCTACGAGGGCGGCGTCGAGTTCAACGGCGCCGCCGATCAGGGGCTCGACACCGCCGACGAGCCGGTGATCGTCGCGCTCGCCGCGACGCTACACGACATCGGTCACGTCGTCCACCGGGACGAACACCCCTACTACTCCATCCCGCTGGCGGCCGACCTGCTCGACCGGATTCTCGAGGAGTGGTACGACACCGCCGACGCCGTGCGGATGAAAGGTGAGGTGCTGCACGCGATCCTCTGTCACCACACCGCGGAGACGCCGCTGACGACCGAGGCGGGGATCGTCCGGCTGGCCGACGGGCTCGACATGGAGCACGGCCGGTCGCGGTACCCCTACGAGCGTGGCGGGCGCGGGATCAACACGGTCTCCAGCCAGGCCATCGAGTCGGTGACGCTGAAGCCGGGCGACGGCGCGGCGGTCCTCGTGGAGATCGAGATGCACAACGCCGCCGGCGTCTATCAGGTCGACGAGCTGCTGAAGGCGAAACTCCGCGGGTCCGGCCTCGAAGAGCAGGTCCGGATCGTCGCTGTCAACACCTCCGAGCGTGGCGAGAACATCGTCGAACGGATCGAGCTGTGA
- a CDS encoding Sec-independent protein translocase subunit TatA/TatB has translation MMDTLIPLFPVGGMPGGTELIVILLIAVLLFGANKIPKLARSTGQAMGEFQKGREQVEAELEEMKEGATIDDDGNIVDEDGEILKTEAERETEASIDSSDSSSSSN, from the coding sequence ATGATGGATACACTCATCCCCCTGTTCCCGGTCGGGGGCATGCCGGGCGGGACGGAACTGATCGTGATCCTGTTGATCGCCGTGCTACTGTTCGGCGCCAACAAGATCCCGAAACTCGCGCGGTCGACCGGCCAGGCCATGGGCGAGTTCCAGAAGGGTCGCGAGCAGGTCGAGGCAGAGCTCGAGGAGATGAAAGAGGGCGCGACTATCGACGACGACGGCAACATCGTCGACGAAGACGGCGAGATCCTCAAGACCGAGGCCGAGCGCGAGACCGAGGCGTCCATCGACTCCTCGGACTCGTCCTCGTCCTCGAACTGA